The following is a genomic window from Paenibacillus thiaminolyticus.
CACAGGGTGGTTATCGACGAGGGCGCCGTGGACGTTGAGGTGCTGCCGACCTTCATTGGCTGTCCCGCTCTGGACATGATGAAGAGCGAAATTCAGGAGAAGCTGCTCTCCATCGAGGGAGTGCGCGAGGTGAGCGTCCGCTTCCTGCGGGAGCCGGCCTGGACCTCGGATCGGATTAGCGGCGATGGCAGGGAGAAGCTGCGTTCGTTCGGCATCGTTGCACCGCCGCGCGGCTGCCCGCCCGGCGAGGATTGGGAGGTGCGGTGCCCCTACTGCGATTCGCCGCATACCCGTATGGACAATATGTTCGGTCCGGCAGCTTGCCGCAGCATTTTATATTGCAAGCACTGTAAAAATCCGTTCGAAGCCTTGAAAGTGTTGTGAGGAAATAGGAGCAATCATAGACTAGTGACAAGCAAGATAAGGCAAGGAAAATATTGCGCACGATTGCGCAGCCTCTGAAGCGGAGCAAGCTGCAGAGGAAGAGGGAGGGTATCTAATTACGATGGAAAAAAGCATGCAGACCGTAGAAGTGAAGTCGATGTTCATTAACGGAGAATGGACGCAGTCGCAGGGCGGCGGCACGCTCCGCGTCGTCAATCCGGCAACCGGAGAGGAAGTCGGGACGGTAAGCTATGGCGACGGCAAGGATGCGAGAGCCGCCATCGAGGCGGCCCATCAAGCCTTCCCGGGCTGGTCCCGCCTGACTGCCCGCGAGCGTTCGAAATATTTATATCAATTGTACGAACTGGTGCGCAGCCACCGCGATGAGCTG
Proteins encoded in this region:
- the paaD gene encoding 1,2-phenylacetyl-CoA epoxidase subunit PaaD, translating into MTQQTRQMLTGLEERIWTLLREVKDPEIPVISMIEMGMIHRVVIDEGAVDVEVLPTFIGCPALDMMKSEIQEKLLSIEGVREVSVRFLREPAWTSDRISGDGREKLRSFGIVAPPRGCPPGEDWEVRCPYCDSPHTRMDNMFGPAACRSILYCKHCKNPFEALKVL